The Sediminispirochaeta smaragdinae DSM 11293 genome has a segment encoding these proteins:
- the rpsE gene encoding 30S ribosomal protein S5, whose translation MERDRDNEYVEKLIKLNRVAKVVKGGRRFSFSALTVVGDQKGRVGYGFGKANDVAEAIRKGMEKAKKNMVTVPMKRTTLPHEVVGQYKSASVLLKPAAPGTGVIAGGPVRAVMDACGIHDILSKSLGSKNTMNIVKAVFAGFDEIMDAKSIAKTRGKSLNEMWG comes from the coding sequence GTGGAACGAGACAGAGATAATGAATATGTAGAAAAGCTGATCAAACTTAACCGCGTTGCCAAGGTGGTCAAGGGTGGTCGACGATTCTCGTTTTCGGCCCTTACTGTTGTCGGTGATCAGAAGGGACGAGTCGGATACGGCTTTGGAAAGGCTAATGACGTGGCCGAGGCTATTCGAAAAGGAATGGAAAAGGCCAAAAAGAATATGGTTACTGTTCCCATGAAGCGGACTACGCTTCCCCACGAGGTGGTTGGGCAGTATAAGAGCGCCAGCGTTCTTTTGAAACCGGCGGCTCCCGGTACCGGTGTTATTGCCGGTGGGCCGGTTCGTGCGGTGATGGATGCCTGTGGTATTCATGATATTCTCAGCAAATCTCTTGGGTCGAAGAATACCATGAACATCGTGAAGGCTGTCTTTGCGGGGTTTGATGAGATTATGGACGCCAAGAGCATTGCCAAGACTCGAGGAAAATCACTCAACGAGATGTGGGGTTGA
- a CDS encoding DNA-directed RNA polymerase subunit alpha, which yields MARKNLLKGFKKPRGITFEHSELQSNYGKFVAYPFERGFGTTVGNTLRRVLLSSIQGYAVSAVKITCYNEEGTPHMVSSEFEMVPEVVEDTPEIIANLKQLQIKLPEEVEQKTLLIECKGPGEITGADFEKDNDVEIINKDWKILTMMEKANFDLEVQIDLGRGYVPSEVNEKYIEEIGTIPIDAVFSPIKRVTYGIENTRVGQRSDYDKLTMEIYTDGTIAPEDALAEAAKIAKDHFTIFINFDEDAIDGDDDVDEEEERVRAVLDTPVEELELSVRSFNCLKSANIRTIGDLTRKTEEEIAKTRNFGKKSLQEIKEKLKEWNLSLGMTDYSVLKTSTKLPMNKEEEDEA from the coding sequence ATGGCGCGGAAGAATCTGTTAAAGGGATTCAAGAAACCTCGGGGAATCACTTTTGAACATAGTGAACTACAGTCCAACTATGGTAAATTCGTGGCCTACCCTTTCGAGCGGGGGTTCGGTACGACGGTCGGTAATACGCTTCGGAGAGTTTTGCTCTCTTCGATTCAGGGTTATGCCGTAAGTGCCGTTAAGATTACCTGTTATAACGAAGAGGGTACTCCGCACATGGTCTCGAGTGAATTTGAAATGGTTCCCGAGGTGGTTGAGGATACACCGGAAATTATTGCAAATCTTAAACAATTGCAAATTAAGTTGCCGGAAGAGGTCGAGCAGAAAACCCTTCTCATTGAGTGTAAGGGGCCGGGAGAAATTACGGGTGCCGACTTTGAAAAAGACAATGATGTTGAAATTATCAACAAGGATTGGAAAATCCTCACCATGATGGAGAAGGCCAATTTCGATCTGGAAGTCCAGATTGATCTCGGTCGGGGATATGTTCCCTCTGAAGTAAACGAGAAGTATATCGAAGAGATCGGCACGATTCCGATTGATGCGGTCTTCAGTCCTATAAAGCGTGTTACCTATGGGATCGAGAATACCAGGGTTGGACAGCGGAGCGATTACGATAAGCTGACGATGGAAATCTACACCGATGGCACGATTGCTCCCGAGGATGCTTTGGCTGAGGCTGCAAAGATTGCCAAGGATCACTTTACTATTTTCATCAATTTTGATGAGGATGCGATCGATGGTGATGATGATGTTGATGAAGAGGAAGAACGGGTAAGGGCCGTATTGGATACTCCTGTTGAGGAGCTGGAATTGTCGGTTCGTTCGTTCAACTGCCTGAAGAGCGCAAATATCCGGACCATCGGTGACCTGACCCGGAAGACCGAGGAAGAGATTGCAAAGACCAGAAACTTCGGTAAAAAAAGCCTTCAGGAGATAAAGGAAAAACTGAAGGAGTGGAACCTTAGTCTCGGAATGACCGATTACAGTGTTTTGAAGACTTCGACAAAACTCCCGATGAACAAGGAAGAAGAAGATGAAGCATAG
- the rplP gene encoding 50S ribosomal protein L16 — MLSPKRTKYRKRQRGKTDGVARRGTHVAFGDFGLVALEPKWITNRQIEAARIAMTRHVKRGGKVWIRIFPDMPYTKKPAETRQGKGKGNPEGWVAVVKKGAVMFEMAGVSEELARSAMALAGSKLPIKTKFIVRRDLE; from the coding sequence ATGCTGAGTCCGAAGAGAACCAAATATAGAAAACGGCAGCGTGGGAAGACCGACGGCGTGGCCCGTCGCGGTACTCATGTTGCCTTCGGTGATTTCGGTCTGGTCGCTCTCGAGCCCAAATGGATTACCAACCGACAGATTGAGGCGGCTCGTATCGCGATGACTAGACACGTTAAGCGTGGCGGTAAAGTGTGGATCCGGATCTTTCCGGATATGCCCTATACCAAGAAGCCTGCTGAAACCAGGCAGGGTAAAGGAAAAGGTAACCCCGAGGGTTGGGTTGCAGTGGTGAAGAAGGGAGCTGTCATGTTTGAGATGGCTGGCGTCAGCGAAGAGTTGGCACGATCCGCTATGGCTTTAGCTGGTAGTAAACTCCCGATTAAAACCAAATTTATTGTTAGACGGGATCTGGAGTAG
- the rpmD gene encoding 50S ribosomal protein L30, giving the protein MAKKSEQKVRVTLKRSLIGRKPQQRRTVKALGLGKIGSSVEHVLNPSIKGMIDAVSHLVKVEEL; this is encoded by the coding sequence ATGGCGAAAAAGAGTGAGCAAAAGGTGCGGGTAACCCTGAAAAGGAGCCTGATTGGAAGAAAACCGCAGCAGCGGCGGACTGTGAAGGCGCTTGGTCTGGGAAAGATCGGTAGCAGCGTCGAACATGTGCTTAATCCCTCCATTAAGGGGATGATTGATGCGGTCTCTCATTTAGTGAAGGTCGAGGAGTTGTAA
- the rpsK gene encoding 30S ribosomal protein S11: protein MAKASGKKRTKKTVYEGNVYIQATFNNTIVTVTDLQGNTVSWASAGGLGFRGAKKSTPYAAQTTAETAAKKAMDYGLREVNVFVKGPGVGRESAIRSLGNLGLSVRSIRDVTPIPHNGCRPRKSRRV from the coding sequence GTGGCGAAAGCAAGCGGAAAGAAAAGAACGAAGAAGACGGTATACGAAGGGAATGTATATATACAGGCCACCTTTAACAATACCATTGTGACCGTGACCGACCTCCAGGGAAATACCGTTTCCTGGGCCAGTGCAGGTGGTCTTGGTTTTCGCGGTGCAAAGAAGTCTACGCCCTATGCGGCCCAGACTACCGCTGAAACGGCTGCCAAGAAGGCCATGGATTACGGTTTGCGGGAAGTGAATGTCTTTGTGAAGGGTCCGGGAGTCGGCCGTGAGTCAGCTATCCGGTCTCTTGGAAATCTCGGCCTTTCGGTGCGAAGCATCCGGGACGTTACGCCGATCCCTCACAATGGTTGCCGACCGCGGAAAAGTAGAAGAGTGTAA
- the rplQ gene encoding 50S ribosomal protein L17: MKHRVGFNRLSRSAAHRLSLHRNMATSLFRYERITTTKAKALAVRRTAEKMITRAKVDSVHNRRTIAKDIKDKEILAKLFTEIGPRFVSRPGGYTRILKLGRRKGDAAEMVILELVEKKQEEKKPAKAKKAKAVKEDKKAEAPKAEAEAVPAEEEKKEAAPAAE; encoded by the coding sequence ATGAAGCATAGAGTTGGATTTAACAGGCTGAGTCGAAGTGCTGCTCACCGCCTTTCTCTCCACAGGAATATGGCCACCTCTCTGTTCCGTTATGAGAGAATTACCACTACAAAGGCAAAAGCTCTCGCGGTTCGTCGAACAGCTGAGAAAATGATTACCCGGGCAAAGGTTGATTCGGTACATAATAGGCGTACTATCGCCAAGGACATCAAGGACAAAGAGATTCTTGCAAAGCTCTTTACCGAAATAGGTCCCCGTTTTGTAAGCCGACCCGGTGGTTATACGCGTATTCTCAAGTTGGGAAGACGCAAGGGTGATGCCGCCGAAATGGTGATCCTCGAATTGGTCGAAAAGAAGCAGGAAGAAAAGAAGCCTGCCAAGGCCAAGAAAGCGAAGGCTGTGAAAGAGGATAAGAAGGCAGAGGCCCCCAAGGCGGAAGCCGAGGCTGTTCCTGCTGAAGAGGAGAAAAAAGAAGCCGCACCTGCCGCTGAATAA
- the rplN gene encoding 50S ribosomal protein L14 has translation MIQMQTNLTVADNSGAKRVQCIKVLGGSKRKTAGVGDIIVVAVKDALPNGNIKKGDVQKAVIVRTKKEYRRPDGTYIRFDDNACVIIDANLNPRGKRIFGPVARELREYGFMKIVSLAPEVL, from the coding sequence ATGATTCAGATGCAGACAAACCTGACCGTTGCCGACAACAGCGGGGCTAAACGCGTACAATGTATCAAGGTCCTCGGCGGTTCCAAGCGGAAGACTGCCGGCGTTGGCGACATTATTGTGGTAGCGGTGAAAGATGCCCTGCCGAATGGAAATATTAAGAAAGGCGATGTGCAGAAAGCGGTCATTGTTCGGACCAAGAAGGAGTACCGTCGACCGGACGGAACCTATATCAGGTTTGACGATAACGCGTGTGTCATTATCGATGCTAACCTTAATCCTAGGGGCAAGCGTATTTTTGGGCCGGTGGCCCGTGAGCTTCGTGAATATGGGTTCATGAAGATTGTCTCTCTCGCCCCTGAGGTCCTTTAG
- the rplE gene encoding 50S ribosomal protein L5 — MEQYVPRLKTLYGEKIAGELMEEFAYTSRQQIPGITKVSVSMGVGEALNNKKLLESAVKELEQITGQHAVKTKARKSISNFKLRQGNEIGAKVTLRGAMMWEFLDRLMNVALPRVKDFRGVNPNAFDGHGNYSLGIQEQIIFPEIDYDKIEQVSGLNVAIVTTANTDGEARELLKKLGMPFRKK, encoded by the coding sequence ATGGAACAGTACGTACCTAGATTAAAGACGCTGTACGGCGAAAAGATTGCTGGCGAACTGATGGAAGAGTTCGCTTATACATCTCGGCAACAGATCCCCGGAATTACCAAGGTTTCGGTAAGTATGGGAGTCGGAGAGGCTTTGAATAATAAAAAGCTTCTCGAATCTGCCGTAAAAGAGCTCGAACAGATAACCGGGCAGCATGCCGTAAAGACAAAGGCTCGAAAGTCTATTTCGAATTTTAAGCTGCGGCAGGGAAATGAGATCGGTGCGAAAGTAACACTTCGCGGCGCTATGATGTGGGAGTTTCTCGATAGACTCATGAATGTGGCTCTCCCTCGTGTTAAGGACTTTCGTGGAGTCAATCCCAATGCCTTCGACGGACACGGGAACTACTCCTTGGGTATCCAGGAGCAGATCATTTTCCCCGAGATCGACTACGACAAGATCGAGCAGGTGAGTGGATTGAATGTAGCCATCGTTACGACGGCGAATACCGATGGGGAAGCCAGAGAGTTGTTAAAGAAACTTGGCATGCCCTTCAGGAAGAAATAG
- the rplF gene encoding 50S ribosomal protein L6, which yields MSRIGKLPVEIPQGVSVTITDGFVTVKGPKGELKQDVQPVITVAVEGNLLTVDRKDDSKMARSFHGLYRQLIQNMVTGVTKGFERSLVINGVGYRAEVKGNTLLLNLGYSTQIEYELEEGLSVAVDAQNKITVSGISKERVGQACAEIRSIRPPEPYKGKGVKYEEEHIRRKIGKSGVK from the coding sequence ATGTCTAGAATAGGTAAGCTTCCCGTCGAGATACCGCAGGGGGTTAGTGTTACTATCACCGACGGCTTTGTGACGGTTAAGGGACCTAAGGGAGAACTGAAACAGGACGTTCAGCCTGTGATTACCGTTGCTGTCGAAGGAAATCTCTTGACTGTTGATCGGAAGGATGATTCCAAGATGGCGCGTTCCTTTCATGGCCTGTATCGTCAGTTGATTCAGAATATGGTAACTGGCGTAACGAAAGGTTTTGAACGCTCTCTCGTGATCAACGGGGTCGGTTATCGAGCCGAAGTGAAAGGTAATACACTGCTCCTTAACCTTGGATACTCCACTCAGATTGAGTATGAGCTGGAAGAGGGGCTTTCTGTGGCTGTCGATGCGCAGAATAAGATTACCGTCAGTGGAATAAGCAAAGAGAGAGTAGGTCAGGCTTGTGCTGAGATTCGCTCTATCAGACCTCCTGAACCCTATAAGGGAAAGGGTGTCAAGTATGAGGAAGAACATATCCGACGTAAGATCGGTAAGTCTGGTGTGAAGTAG
- the rplR gene encoding 50S ribosomal protein L18 — MISLKNVSDKRRKWLKRKRHIRKRINGTAVLPRMSVYRSNRHLYVQVIDDLAGNTIASVSTMESAFKGLKPTVENGAKIGQEIGERLKKKKIEKVVFDRNGYLYHGVVKSIADGARKAGIQF, encoded by the coding sequence ATGATAAGTCTTAAGAATGTATCGGACAAACGCCGAAAATGGCTCAAGCGGAAGCGGCACATCCGGAAAAGAATTAATGGAACTGCCGTACTTCCCAGAATGTCGGTCTATCGCAGCAACAGGCATCTCTATGTCCAGGTAATTGATGACTTGGCGGGGAATACCATTGCTTCCGTTAGTACCATGGAATCTGCCTTTAAGGGGCTCAAACCTACGGTGGAAAATGGTGCCAAGATCGGACAGGAAATTGGTGAGCGTTTGAAGAAAAAGAAAATTGAGAAGGTTGTCTTCGACAGGAATGGTTACCTGTACCACGGAGTGGTGAAAAGTATTGCCGACGGTGCCCGCAAAGCCGGGATACAGTTCTAG
- the secY gene encoding preprotein translocase subunit SecY, producing the protein MANNALIDVFRVKDLRQRIFFTIGMLVVFRLGATIPIPGINLNALKLYFMSQQGSGGIGITEYINFFAGGAFKNFSIFMLGIMPYITAQIIMQLLVLVFPSLKRISEEEGGRKKINRYTRYGTILVCLIQSYVVTRYADSIPDAITMPRLQYTIIAMLTVTTGSVFLIWIGDQITQRGVGNGISLLIFAGIVARMPNALINLFRKVQAKELNPVFVIIVVAMFVVVVALVVYEQQGQRKIPVNYAKRVIGRKMYGAQSTYIPFKINPSGVIPVIFASSVMTFPLQIAQSLGPEVRWLARFSYWLRPQGAPYIIIYTLLIIFFAYFYTQVTLNPVEIAKQIRENGGSIPGIRSEKMEEYLSTILNRIVLPGAIFLAFIAVIPTLIQGLFNFPAEVAMLMGGTSLLIMVGVDLDTMSQIEGHLRMHHHDGLVKKGRIKSRNL; encoded by the coding sequence ATGGCAAATAACGCCTTAATTGATGTTTTTCGGGTGAAGGACCTCAGGCAGCGGATCTTTTTTACAATCGGCATGCTTGTGGTCTTTCGTCTCGGAGCTACGATACCGATTCCCGGGATAAATCTAAACGCGTTAAAGCTTTATTTTATGTCCCAGCAGGGGAGTGGTGGGATAGGTATTACCGAGTATATCAACTTCTTTGCAGGTGGCGCTTTCAAAAACTTTTCCATTTTTATGCTTGGTATCATGCCCTACATCACGGCTCAGATTATCATGCAGCTCTTGGTGTTGGTATTCCCTTCTTTAAAACGTATCTCCGAGGAAGAGGGCGGACGGAAGAAGATCAACAGGTATACCCGTTATGGTACGATCCTTGTCTGTCTTATTCAGTCTTATGTGGTTACTCGATATGCCGATTCGATTCCGGACGCTATAACTATGCCGCGACTCCAGTACACCATTATTGCGATGTTGACGGTTACGACTGGTTCTGTATTCCTTATCTGGATTGGTGATCAAATTACTCAGAGGGGTGTCGGAAACGGTATTTCCCTGCTGATTTTTGCCGGTATCGTCGCCAGAATGCCTAATGCCCTCATCAATTTGTTCCGCAAGGTACAGGCCAAGGAATTGAATCCCGTTTTCGTAATCATCGTTGTGGCAATGTTTGTGGTTGTTGTTGCTCTTGTTGTATATGAACAACAGGGGCAGAGAAAGATTCCGGTTAATTATGCCAAGAGGGTAATCGGCAGGAAAATGTATGGTGCCCAGAGTACCTATATCCCTTTTAAGATTAACCCCTCAGGCGTTATTCCTGTTATTTTCGCCTCTTCGGTTATGACCTTTCCGTTGCAGATTGCACAGAGCCTCGGACCGGAAGTACGCTGGCTTGCACGCTTTTCATACTGGCTTCGGCCGCAGGGTGCCCCCTACATTATCATCTACACCCTGTTGATTATTTTCTTTGCGTACTTCTACACCCAGGTTACCTTAAATCCTGTGGAGATTGCAAAACAGATAAGGGAAAACGGCGGCTCGATTCCCGGGATTCGGTCTGAAAAGATGGAAGAGTATCTTTCGACTATCTTAAATCGGATTGTTCTTCCCGGAGCGATTTTCCTTGCCTTTATTGCGGTCATCCCCACACTCATTCAGGGCCTCTTTAACTTTCCGGCGGAAGTTGCTATGCTCATGGGTGGTACGTCGTTGCTGATCATGGTAGGTGTTGATCTTGACACTATGTCGCAGATTGAAGGTCACCTGAGAATGCATCATCATGATGGATTGGTAAAGAAGGGCAGAATCAAGTCCAGGAATCTATAA
- a CDS encoding type Z 30S ribosomal protein S14, whose translation MAKKSMIIKARRKPKYMTRKVNRCRICGRPRGYMRKFQMCRVCFRKLASEGKIPGVTKSSW comes from the coding sequence ATGGCCAAGAAGTCAATGATTATCAAGGCGCGGCGCAAACCGAAGTATATGACCCGAAAGGTCAATCGTTGCCGAATTTGCGGGCGTCCTCGTGGATACATGCGGAAGTTTCAGATGTGCAGAGTGTGCTTTCGGAAACTGGCGAGCGAGGGAAAAATCCCCGGCGTTACGAAATCGAGCTGGTAG
- the rpsQ gene encoding 30S ribosomal protein S17, whose product MNSHKKSYTGMVVSDKMDKTIVVAVKERTLHRLYKKYVNKTKKLKAHDERNEAGVGDLVRVVECRPISKDKCWRLTEIVERAK is encoded by the coding sequence ATGAATAGCCATAAAAAGAGTTATACCGGAATGGTTGTCAGCGATAAGATGGATAAAACCATCGTCGTTGCGGTAAAAGAGCGTACCCTGCACAGGCTCTACAAGAAGTACGTGAACAAGACCAAGAAGCTGAAGGCTCACGATGAGCGCAATGAGGCTGGAGTCGGTGATTTGGTACGTGTTGTAGAGTGTCGCCCCATCAGCAAGGATAAGTGCTGGCGGCTGACCGAGATTGTTGAACGCGCAAAGTAA
- the rpsD gene encoding 30S ribosomal protein S4 has translation MARYVGPQCRLCRAEKTKLFLKGERCHTGKCPIAKKKNPPGKGPRFRARKMSDYGIQLREKQKLRRMYGLLEKQFKLTFVEAERLRGKTGENLIILLERRLDNVVYRLRFANSRKQARQLVSHGHILVNGKRVTIPSYVVRQGDEIEIREASKKMVVIKDALKEYTKSGVMPWIMLDPDAMKGSLSAIPRRNDVTDLSDVNEQLIVELYSR, from the coding sequence ATGGCCAGATATGTAGGACCACAGTGCAGACTTTGTCGGGCGGAAAAGACCAAGCTTTTTCTTAAGGGTGAGCGATGTCATACGGGCAAGTGTCCGATCGCAAAGAAAAAAAACCCTCCCGGAAAGGGACCAAGGTTTCGGGCTCGAAAGATGTCCGACTACGGTATCCAGCTTCGAGAGAAGCAGAAGTTGAGAAGAATGTATGGTCTTCTCGAGAAACAGTTCAAACTCACCTTTGTTGAGGCTGAACGGCTTAGAGGAAAGACCGGTGAGAATTTGATCATCCTTCTTGAACGACGGCTTGATAATGTGGTGTACCGTCTTCGGTTCGCCAACAGCAGAAAGCAGGCCCGGCAGTTGGTTTCCCATGGTCACATCCTTGTTAACGGCAAACGGGTAACAATCCCTTCATATGTTGTTCGTCAGGGTGATGAGATCGAAATTCGTGAAGCCAGTAAGAAGATGGTTGTCATCAAAGATGCCCTCAAGGAATACACGAAAAGCGGTGTGATGCCGTGGATCATGCTTGATCCGGATGCCATGAAAGGAAGTCTGAGTGCGATTCCCAGAAGGAATGATGTCACCGATCTTTCGGATGTGAACGAGCAGCTCATCGTTGAGCTCTATTCAAGATAG
- the rpmJ gene encoding 50S ribosomal protein L36, which produces MKVRASVKPICDKCKVIRRNGVVRIICENPKHKQRQR; this is translated from the coding sequence ATGAAGGTGAGAGCAAGCGTTAAACCGATTTGCGATAAGTGCAAAGTGATTCGAAGAAACGGTGTTGTTCGCATTATTTGCGAAAATCCGAAACATAAACAGCGGCAGAGGTAG
- the rpmC gene encoding 50S ribosomal protein L29: MKDSFKDLTYQELVEKREELRKKYLDLRVNKVIGHMENRLEIRTVRRRLASLNGIIHEYALGIRKES; encoded by the coding sequence ATGAAAGATTCATTCAAGGACCTTACCTATCAGGAGTTGGTAGAGAAGCGAGAAGAGCTGCGGAAGAAGTACCTCGATTTGCGGGTGAATAAGGTCATCGGTCACATGGAAAATCGCCTTGAAATCCGGACGGTACGGCGGAGGCTTGCCAGTCTGAATGGGATTATCCATGAGTACGCTCTCGGAATTCGGAAGGAATCTTAG
- the rplX gene encoding 50S ribosomal protein L24, with protein MSVMKTKLKRDDTVKVLTGKEKGKTGKILRIDHAKNRAIVQGLNMVKKAVRPKSQQDKGGIIEVEAPIELSNLAFVGKGGQTTRLGYRFEGGKKVRYAKKSGDAV; from the coding sequence ATGAGTGTTATGAAAACAAAGCTGAAACGGGACGATACGGTAAAGGTTTTGACCGGAAAGGAAAAGGGAAAGACCGGTAAGATTCTCCGTATCGATCACGCAAAAAACCGGGCCATCGTACAGGGGCTCAACATGGTGAAAAAAGCGGTTCGTCCGAAGAGCCAGCAGGATAAGGGCGGCATCATTGAGGTTGAAGCCCCCATTGAACTTTCCAATCTTGCCTTTGTGGGTAAGGGTGGACAGACAACCCGGCTTGGTTATCGGTTTGAGGGCGGAAAAAAGGTCCGCTACGCGAAGAAAAGTGGGGATGCGGTCTGA
- the rplO gene encoding 50S ribosomal protein L15, whose protein sequence is MQNLRVPDGARKRKQIVGRGSGSGRGGYSGRGRNGQNARSGGGVRLGFEGGQMPLYRRIARRGFSNADFREEYETINICDFVGRFDDGDTVTLESLKEKKVLKQGVTKVKVLGNGEIDKKLMIQVDMVSAGAKAKIEKAGGKVTGIEEGNDGK, encoded by the coding sequence ATGCAGAATCTCAGGGTTCCAGACGGAGCAAGAAAACGTAAGCAGATAGTAGGGCGCGGAAGCGGTAGTGGCCGCGGCGGTTACTCTGGACGCGGACGAAATGGACAAAATGCCCGGTCAGGTGGTGGTGTTCGCCTTGGTTTTGAAGGCGGGCAGATGCCCTTGTACCGCCGGATTGCCCGGCGCGGTTTTTCCAATGCGGATTTTCGCGAAGAGTATGAAACGATCAATATCTGCGATTTTGTAGGCCGCTTTGATGACGGCGATACCGTTACACTCGAAAGCCTTAAGGAAAAAAAGGTGCTGAAGCAGGGTGTAACCAAGGTAAAGGTCTTGGGAAACGGTGAGATCGACAAAAAATTGATGATTCAAGTTGATATGGTTTCTGCCGGAGCGAAGGCCAAAATTGAAAAAGCCGGTGGGAAGGTGACAGGAATAGAAGAAGGTAACGATGGCAAATAA
- the rpsH gene encoding 30S ribosomal protein S8 encodes MAISDPVADMLTKIRNASRAGHEKVDIPTSKQKLEVVKILKNEGYIKNFKKTNVDGVNNIRVFLKYTEEDKPVIHGIEKISKPGRRVYSGYRDMPRIFNGHGIMIVSTSVGVITGKKAAEQKVGGELICSVW; translated from the coding sequence ATGGCTATATCGGATCCAGTAGCTGATATGCTGACCAAAATTCGAAATGCCAGCAGAGCTGGGCATGAAAAGGTGGATATTCCCACATCAAAGCAAAAACTTGAAGTGGTAAAGATCCTCAAGAATGAGGGGTATATCAAGAACTTTAAAAAGACCAATGTTGATGGTGTGAATAATATCAGGGTGTTCCTGAAATATACCGAAGAGGATAAACCGGTCATTCACGGAATCGAAAAGATATCCAAACCGGGGCGGCGGGTATATTCCGGATATCGTGATATGCCCAGAATTTTTAACGGGCACGGCATCATGATTGTATCGACTTCTGTCGGTGTTATCACCGGAAAGAAGGCAGCGGAACAGAAGGTGGGCGGAGAGCTCATCTGCTCCGTGTGGTAA
- the rpsM gene encoding 30S ribosomal protein S13: MARIAGIDLPNKATKISLTYIYGIGRSSAMEICKKAGIDPDSKMNDLSAEDVNKLRTLIDSDYTVEGRLRTQIALNIKRLMDIGCYRGLRHRRGLPVRGQRTKTNARTRKGKKKTVANKKK; the protein is encoded by the coding sequence ATGGCACGTATTGCTGGTATAGATTTACCGAACAAGGCGACCAAAATATCGCTGACCTATATTTATGGCATTGGTCGAAGTTCCGCCATGGAAATTTGTAAGAAAGCGGGTATCGACCCCGATTCCAAGATGAATGACCTTTCTGCGGAAGATGTTAATAAGCTCAGAACGCTAATCGACAGTGACTATACTGTGGAAGGTCGACTGAGGACTCAGATTGCCTTGAATATAAAAAGGCTTATGGATATTGGATGTTACCGTGGTCTTCGGCACAGAAGAGGACTTCCTGTTCGCGGGCAGCGGACAAAGACGAACGCCCGAACGCGAAAGGGTAAGAAGAAGACCGTCGCGAACAAGAAGAAGTAG